A window of Pseudomonas alcaliphila JAB1 genomic DNA:
GCTGGAACGCCAGCCCGGTCGAATGCTCATTTACAGCTCGTAAACTCGAATGCGAGCCCAGTCCGTTCTTCGCCTGTTTTTGCGGGGCCGCCATCGGTATTGCCTGACCTTCGCTCGACGACTTTTCGTACAGACCCTAGTCTCCTTCGCGCGGCGGCAGCGGCACCTGCCAGATATCCCGGGCGTATTCGGCGATGGTGCGATCGGATGAGAACCAGCCCATGCGCGCGGTATTCAGTACCGCCGAACGCCACCACTGCTCAGGCCGCTGCCAGCGTTGATCGACCTGACGCTGCGCCTTCCAATAGGCATCGAAATCGGCGCAGACCATGAAATGGTCCTGGTACAGCAGCGAATCCACCAGGCCCACGTAGCGCGCCGGATCGTCCGGCGAGAACACTCCGCCGCGGATGGCGCCGAGCGCGGCCTCCAGACGTTCCGAATCCGCCACCACGTCGTTCATCTCCAGGCCCAGGCGCCGCCGGGCGGCAACCTGCTGGGCGGTCATGCCGAAAATGAACATGTGGTCTTCGCCGACCCGCTCGCACATCTCCACGTTGGCGCCGTCCAGCGTGCCGATGGTCAATGCGCCATTGAGGGCGAACTTCATATTGCTGGTGCCGGAAGCTTCCAGCCCAGCGGTGGAGATCTGCTCGGAAAGGTCGGCTGCAGGAATGATGGTTTCGGCCAGGCTGACGTTGTAGTTGGGGATGAATACCACCTTGAGCAGCCCGCGTACGGTCGGGTCACCATTGATGGTGCGGCTGATGTCGTTGGCCAGCTTGATGATCAGCTTGGCCTGGCGATAACTGGCCGCCGCCTTGCCGGCGAAGATCTTCACCCGCGGTACCCAGTCGGTGGTCGGATCGTTACGGATGGCCTGGTACAGCGCCACGGTATGCAGCAGGTTGAGCAACTGACGCTTGTATTCATGGATGCGTTTGACGTGCACATCGAAGATGGCCGTGGTGTCGAGGCTGATCCCCAGCACGTGCCTGACTCGCTCGGCCAGCAGCTCCTTGTTGCGCTGGCGGCAGAGCGCATATTCATCGCGGAAATCCTGGCGCTCGGCGAAGGGTTCCAGCGCCTGCAGATGATCCTCGGGGCGATGCAGAACCTGCTCGCCCAGCGCGTCGACCAGCAGATGCGTCAGCCCCGGATTGACCTGAAACAGCCAGCGGCGGAAGGTCACGCCATTGGTCTTGTTGTTCACCCGGTCGGGATAGAGCCGGTGCAGATCGCGAAACACCGTGTCGCGCATCAGCCGCGTATGCAGCGCGGAAACGCCGTTGATGCTGTGCGCGCCGAGAAACGCCAGGTTGCCCATGCGCACGCGGCGGCCGTGGTCTTCCTCGATCAGCGACACCGCGCGCAGCAGGCGAAAGTCGTGGATGTCCTTGGCACGCAGCGCATCGATATGCTCGGCGTTGATCAGGTAGATGATCTGCAAATGCCGCGGCAGCAGACGTTCCATCAACGCTACCGGCCAGGACTCCAGCGCTTCGGGCAGCAGCGTGTGGTTGGTGTAGGAGGTGGTGGCGACCGTCAGTTGCCAGGCTTGCGCCCAGGGCAGGCGATGCTCGTCCACCAGCAGGCGCATCAGCTCGACCACGGCGATGGCCGGGTGGGTGTCGTTGAGCTGGATCGCCACCTGCTGCGGCAGACACTGCAGACCGTCATGCAGACGCAGATGACGCTCTAGCAGATCCTGTAGCGACGCGGAAACCAGAAAATACTCCTGACGCAGACGCAGCTCCTGGCCGGCCTCGGTATCGTCGGCGGGATAGAGCACGCGCGAGATGCTTTCGGCACGCACCTCGCCAGCCACTGCGCCGAAGTGATCGCCGGCATTGAAGCGGTCCAGCTGCAGGTTTTCCTCGGCGCGCGCACGCCACAGCCGCAGGGTATTGACCGAGGCGCCGCGCCAGCCCACCACCGGCGTGTCATAGGCGATGGCACGTACTCTCTCCTGCGGATGCCAATGCTGGCGTGTGCCGCCTGTGCCGTCGTCCAGGGTTTCCACACCACCGCCGAAGCCGATGCGATACGCCACCTCAGGCCGTTCGAACTCCCAGGGGTTGCCGAAATCCAGCCAGGTCTCGGTCTGCTCGGCCTGCCAGCCGTCGACGATCGCCTGGCGGAACAGGCCATGCTCATAGCGGATGCCGTAACCATGTGCGGCCAGGCGCAGGGTCGCCATGCTCTCCATGAAACAGGCGGCCAGACGCCCTAGCCCGCCATTGCCAAGCGCTGCATCGGGTTCGACCTCACGGATGCGTTCGAGCTCGACACCGAGTTCGGCCATGGCCTGGCGCGCCACATCGAGCAAGCCAAGGTTGCTCAGGTTATCCACCAGCAAACGGCCGATCAGAAATTCCAGGGACAGGTAATAGACGCGTTTGGCGCCCTGCCGCTCGACCTGAGCGGATGACTCTTCCCAGCGGTCGATCATATGGTCGCGTGTGGCCAGCGCCAGCGCCTCGAACCAGTCGTGATCGAAGGCGGTACTCGGGTCCTTGCCTACGGCGTAGCGCAGCTTGGCCAGGATGGCCCCCTTGAACTGGGCTACGGCACTCTCGGCCTCGCTGTGCGATTCGCTCATATCGTCCCCTCACGCGCGTGTCGCGTCGATTGCAGCCGAAGCGATGGGTTCGGCTTTTTCTTTGTGGCCGTCACAACGGCGATGAGTTCAGGGTTTTTCTGCCCTTTGCCCCACCGATCAAAAAGCCTGAACTTCACCTCGGCGGCCTGCCTCACAACTGATGAACGCCAATGTTGAGGAGAACACCATGCGAGCCTTCATTCCCGGCCTGCTGCTGGGCGCACTGACTGCAGGCGATGCGCTGGCCGAGGCCTGCTATGTCAGTGCCAGCGCCTCCAGCGAGGCCATCCAGGAAGTCGAACAAGAGTTCTGCTACGAGTTCACCGGGACGGACAAGGGCGCCATCGACTGGTCCTGCCATAACGAAACCGGCGACATGATCAACAGCGAACAACGCAAGGTGGCCAGCTGCGCCGAGGCCAAGCTGGGCAGCTGCGAAGCGGCGCTGACCCAGGAAACTCTGACCAACTATCGCTCCGGCGATGATGACCGGGGTGAGGCGCGCCCAGCCGTGCCCAACGATGCCAAGGTGGTCACCCACTATTACCAGGCGGGCGACCTCAAGCAGGTACGCATCGACTGTGAAAGTGCCGGCGGCACCTGGCGGGATCGATGATGGGCGCTTACCAAGGCTTGCCTCTGCTACCTGGCACCGCTCAGCACATGGCCCATGAGCGCATGGTGCAACGCCAGCTCGGCGAAAAACTCGCCGACCTGCTCGGTTGCCCCTTCCTCGGCCCTTGTCAGCCGGGCACGCAGATTCGCGGACGCCACTATTACCTGCCTGAGGACACCCTGGTCGGCGATGTCGGCTCGCTGGGCATCGACGGGCCGGACGATTTCTTTGGTGGCCAGGTCGAGCATGCCTTTCTGGCCACCAAGGCCATCAGTCACCCTGCCCTCGACGTACCGCGCCACTTGCCTGTGGGTTGGTCCGAGCGTTTCGCCCGGCAGGTTGAAAGCGTCACCCTGCGGGGCTTCAGCGTCTTTGATGTGGAGGACGCTACCGAAGCCGGTAAACGCCTGTTGCGCGAGGGACCGATTCGCCTGAAGCCGGTTGCTGGCACCGGCGGCCGAGGCCAGCAAGTGGTGCGCTATTCCTGAATCGCCGTGCCCTGCTCGCTGCGGTTCCCCCTGGGCATTCGCCCTTTCACAACGGCAACAGGAGACACCGATGAAAATAAGCAAGCTGATGACCCGCAACGTCCGCACCCTGGAGCCAGAGCGCAGCATTCGTGAGGCCGCCACGCTGATGGCCGATATCGACAGCGGTGCACTGCTGATCAACGAAGGTGACCGCCTGATCGGCATGATCACCGACCGCGACATTGCCGTACGTGCCGTTGCTGCGGGCCTGGACGGCAACACGCCGGTACGTCAGGTGATGAGCAGCAACGTGCGTTATTGCTTCGACGACGAGGACGTCGAGCATGTGGCCGCCAACATGGCCGATATCCAGGTACGCCGGCTGCCCGTGCTCAACCGCGAGAAGCGCCTGGTGGGTGTGGTTTCGCTGGGCAATATCGCCTCCGGCCACAGCCGGATGGCCAACGACACCGTGCTGCGCGGCGTGACCTCTGCGCACTGACCCCACCCTTTGTGGGAGGGGCTTTAGCCGCGATTGCCGTTAAAGCCCCTCCCACCACGAGTCCGGCGCCTTGTTGGCCGGAAGCAGAATCATCACGCCAAGGCACACCTCGCCCTTTGTGGGAGGCGCTTCAGCGGCGACGCTTATTGCGCCGGTCGCAGAATCAGCGCACCCAGAGGAGGCAACTGCAAATTCAGCGAATCGGATTGGCCGTGAGCGGTCATCTGCTCGCTGTGCAGCTCACCCTCGCTGCCGGCGCCTGAGCCGCTCCAGCAACGGTCATCGGTATTGAGCAGCACCTGCCAGCGGCCCGCGTGCGGCACGCCGACCCGGTAGCCGTCGAGCACCTGCGGGGTGAAATTGTGCACCACCAGCAACGGCGCACTGCCCTCGCCGCCCTTGCGCAGCCAGGCGAATACGCTGTTGCGCGCGTCATCGCCTACCAGCCACTGAAAACCGCTGTCCTGGTCGTCGAGGCGGTGCAACGCCGGCTCTTTGCGGTACAGACGATTCAGCTCGCGTACCAGCGCCTGGGCAGCAGCATGCTCGGGGTACTGCAGCAGGTACCAGTCCAGTTGCTGGTCGTGGTCCCATTCGCGCCACTGGCCGAACTCGCAGCCCATGAACAGCAGCTTCTTGCCCGGGTGACTCCACATCAAGGCGAGGAACAGGCGCAGGTTGGCGAATTGCTGCCAGCGATCACCGGGCATGCGCCCGAGCAGCGAGCGTTTGCCGTGCACCACTTCGTCATGGGAGATCGGCAGGATGAAACGCTCGGAGAAGGCGTAATGCAGGCCAAAGGTGATCTGGTGGTGATGGTGCAGGCGGTACATCGGGTCCTGCTGGATGTAGCTCAGGCTGTCGTTCATCCAGCCCATGTTCCACTTGTGGCTGAAGCCCAGGCCGCCCTGCTGCACCGGCCGACTGACGCCAGGCCAGGCGGTAGATTCCTCGGCGATCATCAGCGCGCCGGGCACTTCGCTGCGCACCACCTCGTTGAGATGCTGGAGAAATTCGATGGCCTCCAGGTTCTCGCGGCCACCGTGGCGGTTGGGAATCCACTGCCCTGCTTCGCGTGAATAATCGCGGTAGAGCATCGACGCCACTGCATCCACGCGCAGGCCGTCGACGTGGTATTCGCGCAGCCAGTACAGCGCGCCGGCCAGCATGAAACCGTGTACCTCGGTGCGGCCGAGGTTGTAGATGCAGGTGTTCCAGTCCGGGTGAAATCCCTCGAACGGGTGCGCGTACTCGTACAGCGCGGTGCCGTCGAACTCCGTCAGACCGTGAGCGTCGTTGGGGAAATGCCCCGGCACCCAGTCGAGAATCACGCCGATGCCGGCGCGGTGGCAGCGATCGACGAAGGCAGCGAAGCGCTGCGGGCTGCCCAGGCGTGCAGTCGGCGCGAACATCGACAGCGGCTGGTAGCCCCAGGAGCCGCCGAACGGGTGCTCCATGATCGGCATCAGCTCGATATGGGTGAACCCCAGGTCCTGTACGTAGGGAATCAGCCGGTCGGCCAACTCGTCCCAGTCCGGTGCGTGATCGTCCTGCCATTGCCAGGAGCCGGCGTGCAGCTCGTAGATCGCCAGCGGTGCCTGCGAAGCATGGCGCTGCTCGCGCTCGCTCATCCACTGCTGGTC
This region includes:
- a CDS encoding CBS domain-containing protein → MKISKLMTRNVRTLEPERSIREAATLMADIDSGALLINEGDRLIGMITDRDIAVRAVAAGLDGNTPVRQVMSSNVRYCFDDEDVEHVAANMADIQVRRLPVLNREKRLVGVVSLGNIASGHSRMANDTVLRGVTSAH
- the glgB gene encoding 1,4-alpha-glucan branching protein GlgB — translated: MNQNRVQRLQCAEDGDPFSFLGPHPQGAESLVRVWLPGADAVDLLASDGSPLGRMHCSDPQGLFELQLPQAQRYRLRIHWPGNVQETEDPYAFGPLLGDTDLYLFAEGNHRQLWRCLGSAPVEHEGVPGVRFAVWAPNARRVSVVGDFNSWDGRRHPMRLRYPAGVWELFIPRLQPGECYKYEILGPHGVLPLRADPMAQATEVPPATASKVPQGEAFAWQDQQWMSEREQRHASQAPLAIYELHAGSWQWQDDHAPDWDELADRLIPYVQDLGFTHIELMPIMEHPFGGSWGYQPLSMFAPTARLGSPQRFAAFVDRCHRAGIGVILDWVPGHFPNDAHGLTEFDGTALYEYAHPFEGFHPDWNTCIYNLGRTEVHGFMLAGALYWLREYHVDGLRVDAVASMLYRDYSREAGQWIPNRHGGRENLEAIEFLQHLNEVVRSEVPGALMIAEESTAWPGVSRPVQQGGLGFSHKWNMGWMNDSLSYIQQDPMYRLHHHHQITFGLHYAFSERFILPISHDEVVHGKRSLLGRMPGDRWQQFANLRLFLALMWSHPGKKLLFMGCEFGQWREWDHDQQLDWYLLQYPEHAAAQALVRELNRLYRKEPALHRLDDQDSGFQWLVGDDARNSVFAWLRKGGEGSAPLLVVHNFTPQVLDGYRVGVPHAGRWQVLLNTDDRCWSGSGAGSEGELHSEQMTAHGQSDSLNLQLPPLGALILRPAQ
- a CDS encoding DUF3182 family protein; translated protein: MMGAYQGLPLLPGTAQHMAHERMVQRQLGEKLADLLGCPFLGPCQPGTQIRGRHYYLPEDTLVGDVGSLGIDGPDDFFGGQVEHAFLATKAISHPALDVPRHLPVGWSERFARQVESVTLRGFSVFDVEDATEAGKRLLREGPIRLKPVAGTGGRGQQVVRYS
- a CDS encoding glycogen/starch/alpha-glucan phosphorylase translates to MSESHSEAESAVAQFKGAILAKLRYAVGKDPSTAFDHDWFEALALATRDHMIDRWEESSAQVERQGAKRVYYLSLEFLIGRLLVDNLSNLGLLDVARQAMAELGVELERIREVEPDAALGNGGLGRLAACFMESMATLRLAAHGYGIRYEHGLFRQAIVDGWQAEQTETWLDFGNPWEFERPEVAYRIGFGGGVETLDDGTGGTRQHWHPQERVRAIAYDTPVVGWRGASVNTLRLWRARAEENLQLDRFNAGDHFGAVAGEVRAESISRVLYPADDTEAGQELRLRQEYFLVSASLQDLLERHLRLHDGLQCLPQQVAIQLNDTHPAIAVVELMRLLVDEHRLPWAQAWQLTVATTSYTNHTLLPEALESWPVALMERLLPRHLQIIYLINAEHIDALRAKDIHDFRLLRAVSLIEEDHGRRVRMGNLAFLGAHSINGVSALHTRLMRDTVFRDLHRLYPDRVNNKTNGVTFRRWLFQVNPGLTHLLVDALGEQVLHRPEDHLQALEPFAERQDFRDEYALCRQRNKELLAERVRHVLGISLDTTAIFDVHVKRIHEYKRQLLNLLHTVALYQAIRNDPTTDWVPRVKIFAGKAAASYRQAKLIIKLANDISRTINGDPTVRGLLKVVFIPNYNVSLAETIIPAADLSEQISTAGLEASGTSNMKFALNGALTIGTLDGANVEMCERVGEDHMFIFGMTAQQVAARRRLGLEMNDVVADSERLEAALGAIRGGVFSPDDPARYVGLVDSLLYQDHFMVCADFDAYWKAQRQVDQRWQRPEQWWRSAVLNTARMGWFSSDRTIAEYARDIWQVPLPPREGD